One genomic segment of Ehrlichia chaffeensis str. Arkansas includes these proteins:
- a CDS encoding MFS transporter, protein MLTTSNLKPMLSVLLCAFIECYDFLVYGNFSRIFSQMFFSHLTEGFALLLSFMTFGIAFFVRPFGSLLFGYVGDKYGRKIALFSSATLLIVSVGGIAFLPLFESIGVLSPILLIVFRILQGLSFAGEIGSVVLMAENVRDRRNIAYAMGSHFLVSIFGGAIGCFVFKLCYNLIPEAQFYSWGWRIPFIIGLIMSLLLPLLRTSVEESREYLDYKSKRKISRMPILDVIFNHKKPFIVACIFVPFCNSLFYTFFVFLDVQSKVSMSVYALLILTVTLSCCLFTMLCRIYKTTTVALCIQVFFIIGISPLIWFFGKSIVTYFLVAFSLGICATPLIAVIMLLFPANVRQTGYSVAFSLAVGCFSMLTPAVLLWLEKFSIPPVLCIDFYALLSLYGFYCLKKDKKVAEYESVFV, encoded by the coding sequence ATGTTGACAACTTCCAATTTAAAGCCAATGCTATCAGTACTTCTGTGTGCATTTATAGAATGTTATGATTTTTTAGTGTATGGGAATTTTAGTAGAATATTTAGTCAGATGTTTTTTTCTCATCTAACAGAAGGTTTTGCGTTATTGTTGTCATTTATGACATTTGGAATAGCTTTTTTTGTTAGACCTTTTGGGTCATTGTTATTTGGTTATGTTGGTGATAAGTATGGTAGAAAAATTGCTTTATTTAGCTCTGCAACCTTACTTATTGTTTCAGTGGGTGGTATAGCCTTTCTTCCTCTTTTTGAATCTATAGGTGTATTATCGCCTATTTTACTGATAGTATTTCGTATTTTACAAGGATTATCCTTTGCTGGAGAAATAGGGTCTGTAGTTTTGATGGCAGAAAATGTAAGGGATCGTCGTAATATTGCATATGCAATGGGTAGTCATTTTCTAGTGTCAATATTTGGTGGCGCAATAGGATGTTTTGTCTTTAAGTTGTGTTATAATTTAATTCCAGAAGCTCAATTTTATTCTTGGGGATGGAGAATACCATTTATTATCGGATTGATAATGTCTTTATTGTTACCTTTGTTGCGTACTTCTGTTGAAGAAAGTAGAGAGTATTTGGATTATAAAAGTAAGCGTAAAATTTCTAGGATGCCTATTTTAGATGTCATATTCAATCATAAAAAACCTTTTATAGTAGCATGTATTTTTGTACCTTTTTGTAATTCTTTGTTTTACACTTTCTTTGTGTTCTTGGATGTGCAAAGCAAAGTAAGTATGTCGGTGTATGCTTTATTGATTTTAACAGTAACTTTATCGTGTTGTCTGTTTACTATGCTGTGTAGGATATATAAAACTACAACTGTTGCTCTCTGTATTCAGGTGTTTTTTATTATAGGGATATCTCCTCTTATTTGGTTTTTTGGTAAATCTATTGTAACTTATTTTCTTGTAGCATTTTCTTTAGGTATATGTGCAACACCTCTTATTGCTGTAATTATGCTTTTATTTCCAGCGAATGTTAGACAAACTGGGTATTCAGTTGCATTTAGTCTTGCAGTAGGATGTTTTAGTATGTTAACTCCTGCAGTTTTGTTATGGTTGGAAAAATTTAGTATACCTCCTGTACTTTGTATAGATTTTTATGCTTTACTTTCTTTATATGGTTTTTATTGTCTTAAGAAAGATAAGAAAGTTGCTGAATATGAAAGTGTATTTGTATAA
- a CDS encoding MFS transporter, translated as MSHGSSKKAIISVFLCAFIECYDFLVYGNFGHIFSQMFFSQVNSENLSLILSFATFAIAFLVRPFGSLLFGYIGDKYGRKISLFISATLLILSVGGIAFLPLVSSIGVISPILLVVLRIFQGLSFGGEVGAIVLIAESVRKDQVVAVLSLHFAIAILGGATGSFIFQLCYNFIPEAQFYSWGWRIPFIIGLVMSMMLPILRNSVEESKQYLEYTSGKKVSKVPILDIILRHKKISVITFSLIAASNALFYVFFVFLNIQQKVSIPIYSLLIFTMLVSGFISFLFFRVYKPENVSLVIQVLFIVCVSPVVYLLGLNSIVSYFILAIVLGMYATPILSILIFLFPVNIRQTGFSMCYSVAAGLGGATPAVCLWLIELTGCSMSPIFYLDFYVLFSLLGLLCLKRYNEKQCEVAYA; from the coding sequence ATGTCACATGGTTCTAGTAAAAAAGCAATAATATCTGTATTTTTGTGTGCTTTTATAGAGTGTTATGATTTTTTAGTATATGGAAATTTTGGCCATATATTCAGTCAAATGTTTTTTTCTCAAGTCAATAGTGAGAATTTGTCATTAATATTATCGTTTGCTACATTTGCAATAGCTTTTCTTGTTAGACCTTTCGGCTCATTGTTATTTGGGTATATTGGAGATAAGTATGGGAGAAAGATTTCTTTGTTTATTTCTGCAACCTTGCTTATTTTATCGGTTGGAGGTATTGCATTTTTACCTCTTGTTAGTTCCATAGGTGTAATATCTCCTATTTTATTGGTGGTACTGCGCATTTTTCAGGGGTTATCTTTTGGAGGTGAAGTAGGTGCTATTGTGTTAATAGCAGAAAGTGTTAGGAAAGATCAAGTTGTTGCAGTATTAAGCCTACATTTTGCAATAGCAATACTTGGAGGAGCAACTGGGTCTTTTATTTTTCAGTTGTGTTATAACTTTATTCCGGAAGCTCAATTTTACTCTTGGGGGTGGAGAATACCATTTATTATTGGTTTGGTAATGTCTATGATGTTGCCTATTTTACGTAACTCTGTTGAAGAAAGTAAACAATATTTAGAGTATACATCTGGTAAAAAAGTTTCTAAAGTTCCTATTTTAGATATCATATTACGGCATAAAAAGATTTCTGTAATTACATTTAGTTTAATAGCAGCTTCTAATGCTTTATTTTATGTATTTTTTGTATTTTTAAATATACAGCAGAAAGTAAGTATACCAATTTATAGTCTTTTAATATTTACAATGTTGGTATCAGGTTTTATATCTTTTCTTTTTTTTCGGGTATACAAACCAGAAAATGTATCATTGGTAATTCAAGTTTTATTTATTGTATGTGTATCTCCTGTTGTGTATTTATTAGGGCTTAACTCTATAGTTAGTTATTTTATATTAGCAATTGTATTAGGTATGTATGCAACTCCTATCTTATCTATATTGATATTTTTATTTCCGGTTAATATTAGACAAACTGGTTTTTCAATGTGTTATAGTGTTGCAGCAGGCCTTGGTGGTGCTACTCCTGCAGTTTGTTTATGGTTAATAGAATTAACTGGATGTAGCATGTCTCCTATATTTTATTTAGATTTTTATGTGTTGTTCTCTTTACTTGGTCTTTTGTGTTTGAAACGATATAATGAAAAGCAATGTGAAGTAGCATATGCATAA
- a CDS encoding PD-(D/E)XK nuclease family protein, protein MGKIFSVYCPESFLAVVAKFAFDIFNDNSGNSSSVIIIVPNQEDVKLLYGQLKLYFHATVLAQVKVMSLSDIDQDLLANEHSFVRIMTPIRKLLLLMEFIKLWNSENGDNYPLSLGYELSSLLNEMHVHCIPISNLECLFDYDLPAHCQKAARFLSELSKKWKEVLNKDEVLDILEHRSLYIGNLIKYLQDEVLNCTVIFAGMVFDNFFVNFIQELYKLPNSRIIFPYVDISIDEKDWQLLEECHYQYYVKSLLDILKVNRNDIVFLGEPNHSVFVSSVFNFNLFLEKYHQHEIQNYSDYSRVKLITCISDEEEAQVVSMLIKENVNSSPIVFTNNLLLTKRINSIVNAERLLDKPNVGYLILSFILHTLEVVMSKWNPIPLLSLLKHPFVTLGYVKEDYDALISSFELKVIRSYSGYDFFSMENNVKEKVPDLLPFWEKITSVILPLVKVKHDVISSIVKAHIVCIQNLLEGNLVIDSNGYSKIQEFFDDLQNSCNGIKVYGMDVYYEILTSVLYSSFSLENYKLSTVNLFKRGIVIFAGFNEINYGVNSCGTLLNRWIRTKLGLPSIQREKGYFAYLLHSFFYADKIYITQSLKSFGKINEESIWIRRLGILAKLYDIENLKCEIYSKISDRFSCDDTKSLAYLRPQPNPDINNRVIAFNVLSTTSLETLVKNPYVFYLSNILNILPCKSINEKFSMRDFGIVVHNVLHKYLLCNNNQHRYEDLVEIAASELLDKYKDFPQVETILWPKFQKIAEQFFEINLERAHYVDEIITERFFSWEINSNIEVISRCDRVECLKDGSVIIIDYKTGAIPSQSDINYGVALQMIIQALTVKQSLKKEISGLMYWKISSEDMRIVPIDNYTELIKKLEVALKQLILDYVEFMKPFTASCDMSKYADYDLITRVKEWGYFI, encoded by the coding sequence ATGGGAAAAATTTTTTCAGTTTATTGTCCAGAATCATTTTTAGCTGTAGTTGCAAAATTTGCATTTGATATCTTTAATGATAATTCTGGAAATTCTTCTAGTGTAATAATTATAGTACCAAATCAAGAAGATGTTAAGTTGCTATATGGTCAATTGAAACTTTATTTTCATGCTACTGTTCTCGCTCAAGTGAAAGTTATGTCACTATCAGATATAGACCAAGATCTACTAGCTAATGAACACAGTTTTGTCAGAATTATGACTCCAATAAGGAAGCTTTTGTTGTTAATGGAGTTTATAAAGTTGTGGAATTCTGAAAATGGTGATAATTATCCACTGTCTTTAGGTTATGAATTATCTTCATTGTTGAATGAAATGCATGTACATTGTATACCAATATCTAATTTAGAATGTTTGTTTGATTATGATTTACCAGCACATTGTCAAAAGGCAGCTAGATTCCTTTCTGAATTATCTAAAAAGTGGAAAGAAGTTTTAAATAAAGATGAAGTATTAGATATATTAGAGCATAGAAGTTTATATATAGGCAACTTAATTAAGTATTTACAAGATGAAGTATTAAATTGTACTGTGATTTTTGCTGGTATGGTGTTTGACAATTTTTTTGTTAACTTTATTCAGGAATTGTATAAATTACCTAATAGTAGAATAATATTTCCATATGTAGATATAAGTATTGATGAAAAGGATTGGCAGCTATTAGAAGAATGTCATTATCAGTATTATGTGAAGAGTTTATTAGATATTTTGAAGGTTAATAGAAATGATATTGTTTTTCTAGGAGAGCCAAATCATTCTGTATTTGTAAGCAGTGTGTTTAATTTTAATTTATTTTTAGAGAAATATCATCAACATGAGATTCAGAACTATAGTGATTATAGTCGTGTTAAATTAATTACTTGTATTTCAGATGAAGAGGAAGCTCAAGTTGTATCTATGCTTATAAAAGAAAATGTCAACAGCAGCCCTATTGTGTTTACAAATAATTTGTTGTTGACTAAAAGAATAAATTCTATTGTAAATGCAGAAAGATTGTTAGATAAACCTAATGTTGGTTATCTGATATTATCCTTTATATTACATACATTAGAAGTTGTAATGAGTAAATGGAATCCTATCCCGTTATTATCATTACTTAAACATCCTTTTGTGACTTTGGGATATGTTAAAGAAGATTATGATGCTTTAATATCAAGTTTTGAACTAAAAGTTATCAGATCTTATTCTGGTTATGATTTTTTTAGCATGGAAAATAATGTAAAGGAGAAGGTGCCAGATTTGCTACCTTTTTGGGAAAAAATAACAAGTGTTATACTTCCTTTAGTTAAAGTAAAACATGATGTTATATCTTCTATAGTGAAAGCTCATATTGTATGTATACAGAATTTATTAGAAGGTAATCTTGTAATTGATTCTAATGGTTATAGTAAAATTCAAGAATTTTTTGACGACTTACAAAACTCATGTAACGGAATAAAAGTATATGGCATGGATGTATATTATGAAATTTTAACATCAGTTTTGTATAGTAGCTTTTCTTTAGAAAATTATAAATTATCCACTGTTAACTTGTTTAAGAGAGGAATAGTAATCTTTGCTGGGTTTAATGAAATAAATTATGGTGTTAATTCATGTGGAACATTGTTAAACAGGTGGATACGTACAAAATTAGGATTGCCTTCCATTCAAAGAGAAAAGGGTTATTTTGCATATTTGTTACATAGTTTTTTTTATGCAGATAAGATTTATATTACACAATCTTTAAAAAGTTTTGGGAAAATAAATGAAGAATCTATTTGGATTAGGCGATTAGGAATTTTAGCAAAACTTTATGATATAGAAAATTTGAAATGTGAAATTTATTCAAAAATCAGTGATAGATTTTCATGTGATGATACTAAGAGTTTGGCATACTTAAGGCCTCAACCTAATCCAGATATTAATAACAGGGTTATTGCATTCAATGTTTTGTCTACAACTTCTTTAGAGACTTTGGTAAAGAATCCTTATGTCTTTTATCTAAGTAACATTTTAAATATTTTACCATGTAAGAGTATTAATGAAAAATTTTCTATGCGGGATTTTGGGATTGTTGTTCATAATGTTCTACATAAATATTTATTATGCAATAATAATCAACATAGATATGAAGATTTGGTAGAAATTGCTGCGTCAGAATTGTTGGATAAATATAAAGATTTTCCACAAGTTGAAACTATTTTATGGCCTAAGTTCCAAAAGATAGCTGAGCAATTTTTTGAAATTAATTTAGAAAGAGCTCATTATGTTGATGAAATTATTACAGAACGTTTTTTTTCTTGGGAGATCAATAGTAATATCGAAGTAATATCTAGGTGTGATAGGGTAGAATGTTTAAAAGATGGTAGTGTGATAATCATTGATTATAAGACAGGTGCAATTCCTTCACAATCAGATATTAATTATGGAGTTGCATTGCAAATGATAATACAGGCGTTAACAGTAAAGCAGAGCTTAAAAAAGGAGATCTCAGGGTTAATGTATTGGAAGATAAGTTCAGAAGACATGAGAATAGTCCCTATAGATAATTATACTGAGTTAATCAAAAAATTGGAAGTTGCTTTAAAACAGTTAATATTAGATTATGTGGAGTTTATGAAGCCATTTACTGCATCTTGTGATATGTCTAAATACGCTGATTATGATCTTATAACACGTGTAAAGGAGTGGGGATATTTTATATAG
- the hemB gene encoding porphobilinogen synthase, whose protein sequence is MQFPNTRLRRKRSNEWLRNLVRETSLSIHDLILPLFVHDRDGVSEPVKQLPDIKRYSIPELLKVVEHAANLGINAISLFPVVETHLKSENAEEAFNPNNLICRAIKEVKKHIPTIGIIADVALDPYTISGHDGIVINKQIDNDATLEVLYKQALVLAAAGCDIVAPSDMMDGRVKKIRSALDNCNFQDVCILSYSVKYCSSFYKPFREAVGSRSISQTIDKSTYQLDIANINEAILEAQMDIDESADIIMIKPGMPYLDVIKSISSRCQIPVFAYQVSGEYAMIKAASQNHLLDYDSVIYESLLGFKRAGAKSIITYAAIDAANILIKNKM, encoded by the coding sequence ATGCAATTTCCTAATACTAGATTAAGACGTAAACGTTCAAATGAGTGGTTACGTAATTTAGTAAGAGAAACTAGTTTATCTATACACGACCTAATATTACCACTGTTTGTACATGATCGTGATGGGGTATCAGAACCTGTAAAACAATTACCTGACATCAAAAGATACTCTATCCCTGAATTATTAAAAGTGGTAGAACATGCTGCAAATTTAGGCATAAATGCTATATCGTTGTTTCCAGTAGTAGAAACCCATTTGAAATCTGAAAATGCAGAAGAAGCATTTAACCCTAATAATCTAATATGCAGAGCAATAAAAGAAGTCAAAAAACACATACCAACTATTGGCATAATAGCCGATGTTGCATTAGATCCTTATACAATTTCAGGACATGATGGAATTGTAATCAACAAGCAAATTGATAATGACGCAACCTTAGAAGTTTTATATAAGCAAGCTTTAGTCTTAGCAGCAGCAGGTTGTGACATTGTAGCACCATCAGATATGATGGATGGAAGAGTCAAAAAAATCAGAAGTGCTTTAGATAACTGTAATTTCCAAGATGTATGCATACTATCTTACTCTGTAAAATACTGTTCCAGTTTTTATAAACCATTTCGTGAAGCTGTAGGATCTCGCTCAATATCCCAAACAATAGATAAAAGTACATACCAATTAGATATTGCAAACATAAATGAAGCAATACTTGAGGCACAAATGGATATCGATGAAAGTGCAGATATTATTATGATAAAACCAGGGATGCCATATCTAGATGTAATTAAGTCCATTAGTAGCAGATGTCAGATACCAGTATTTGCATACCAAGTAAGTGGAGAATATGCAATGATTAAAGCTGCATCACAAAATCACTTGCTAGATTATGATTCTGTTATCTACGAATCTCTATTAGGATTTAAGCGTGCAGGTGCAAAAAGTATAATTACTTACGCTGCAATAGATGCAGCAAATATACTCATAAAAAACAAAATGTAA
- the nadE gene encoding NAD(+) synthase, with protein sequence MYNSSIFISQLNYNPENIDYNYDSITKSYQESVYQAADIAIFSRYAVSGHIQKIPTLHKNFFNQCTNIINKLALQTNNKNTAIIIGSIKKKNNVIFETIYLIKNGEITELIEFPTDSQSSDISATFTINNINVLLLPISKIPKLPIHNNDTLLLIMDNTQYTKNTNSRDDLISKLTFNKYAVYINQIGGYNNLVFHGKSFFTFNGQYNFLNMWQEDSKVCKADLAKQDNHTITSNSIESDYQALMLALRDYIYKNAMTSVIMGLSGGIDSALVASIAADALGPNNVHSLMLPTKYTSQMSITDSKECAMRLGISYNILSIEEIFQTSLAALQNTFIDTQEDITEENLQARIRGNILMALSNKFKFMLLSTGNKSELFVGYATLYGDMCGGFAPIKDIYKTRVYELSKWRNKNIPVNSLCKKIDVIPSQIIEKHPSAELRYNQKDQDTLPDYAILDSILTLLIDQNHSTEDIIKKGYNIQDVNYIIHLIQKSQFKREQASTGPLIN encoded by the coding sequence ATGTACAATTCATCAATCTTTATTTCCCAATTAAATTACAATCCTGAAAATATTGATTACAACTATGATAGCATTACAAAATCATATCAAGAGTCAGTATATCAAGCAGCAGATATAGCCATATTTTCAAGATACGCAGTATCAGGACACATACAAAAAATTCCAACTTTACATAAAAATTTTTTCAATCAATGTACTAATATAATAAATAAACTAGCACTACAAACTAATAATAAAAACACAGCAATAATCATTGGTAGCATAAAAAAGAAAAACAATGTCATATTTGAAACAATTTATCTGATAAAAAATGGAGAAATTACAGAACTAATAGAATTCCCTACAGATTCTCAATCTTCTGATATCTCAGCAACGTTTACAATTAATAACATCAATGTATTGCTACTTCCTATCTCAAAAATACCTAAATTACCTATTCATAATAATGACACGTTATTACTGATTATGGATAATACACAATATACAAAAAATACAAATTCTAGAGATGATTTAATTTCAAAGTTAACATTCAATAAATACGCAGTCTATATTAACCAAATAGGAGGATACAACAATTTAGTTTTTCATGGAAAATCCTTTTTTACTTTCAATGGTCAATACAATTTCTTAAACATGTGGCAAGAAGATAGTAAAGTTTGCAAAGCAGATTTAGCAAAACAGGACAACCATACCATAACATCCAACAGCATTGAATCAGATTACCAAGCACTTATGTTAGCATTAAGAGACTATATATATAAAAATGCTATGACCAGTGTAATCATGGGATTATCTGGAGGTATAGACTCTGCACTTGTAGCTTCAATTGCAGCAGATGCGCTTGGCCCTAATAACGTACATTCACTCATGTTACCAACAAAATATACATCTCAAATGAGTATTACTGATTCTAAAGAATGCGCTATGAGATTAGGTATTTCTTACAATATATTATCGATAGAAGAAATATTCCAAACTTCACTAGCAGCATTACAAAATACTTTCATAGACACTCAAGAAGATATTACTGAAGAAAATTTACAAGCTAGAATCAGAGGTAATATATTAATGGCATTAAGCAATAAGTTTAAATTTATGTTATTATCAACAGGTAATAAATCAGAATTATTTGTTGGTTATGCAACATTATATGGAGATATGTGTGGAGGATTTGCTCCAATAAAAGATATATATAAAACTAGAGTATACGAACTCAGTAAATGGAGGAATAAAAATATACCAGTAAATAGTTTATGTAAAAAAATTGACGTTATTCCTTCTCAGATTATAGAAAAACATCCATCTGCTGAACTACGTTACAACCAAAAAGATCAAGATACTCTACCTGATTATGCAATATTAGATTCAATACTTACATTACTTATCGATCAAAACCATTCTACAGAAGATATAATAAAAAAAGGATATAATATTCAAGATGTTAATTATATTATACACTTAATACAAAAATCTCAATTTAAAAGGGAGCAAGCCTCTACTGGACCACTCATCAATTAA
- the mutS gene encoding DNA mismatch repair protein MutS, with translation MNHDSKITPIMQQYMMLKSQYKEYLLFYRLGDFYELFFDDAIETSRILNIVLTKKGNVPMCGVPFHSSESYLNRLVKLGYKIAICEQLETSEEAKKRGYKALVKRDVVRIVTPGTILEDSLLEAKENNYLSCIVNVDHNYAIAWLELSTGLFYYHTTELHKLDSDLFRINPKEVLISDKLVELDSIYSILRKYKFSVTQYSGSFFDVSRSYNTLCNVYGISTLKGLGDLKNEEIAVCGSLLEYVKATQKGNLPQLEFPKAYSKGDFMFIDAAALRNLELFCTQSGDLEGSLISSIDYTITACGGRLLKRCLSAPLACSHAINRRLDIVEFFVNDRTLCRGVRETLRGIADIERILTRIKVGKCSPKDLYALKLTLDKIFVLLDLLHKFDSSVVGDFCSRLGKYDDLCKTLDDVLIPNNVNNVKDGGFINPDYDAQLSEYIYIQSYSNDLIQELRDKYRNITNIQSLKILYNNILGYYVEVSSSYLISDKDFIHRQTLANSIRYTTSELKALESKIISARDAAINLEVKIFGQLCTCIIEVADKITMTAHAIAEIDMLTSFAELAIQYSYTKPIVDDSYEFNIKKGRHPVVERNGKFVANDIDLSLMQRVHLITGPNMAGKSTFLRQNALIGILAHIGSFVPAQHAHIGVIDKVFSRVGASDNIASGHSTFMVEMTETAAIINQATDKSFVILDEIGRGTGTYDGLSIAWSVIEQIHNVNKSRAIFATHYHELSKLDRYLENIKCFCMKVEEWNGKVVFLHEIIPGSTNKSYGIHVAKLAGFPQSVLDRAEDLMSKLKANEDLLT, from the coding sequence GTGAATCATGATAGCAAGATAACCCCTATAATGCAGCAGTACATGATGCTGAAGAGTCAATATAAGGAGTATTTATTATTTTATAGATTAGGTGATTTTTATGAGTTATTTTTTGATGATGCAATAGAGACGTCTAGAATATTAAATATTGTATTAACTAAAAAGGGGAATGTACCTATGTGTGGTGTTCCCTTTCATAGTAGTGAATCTTATTTAAATAGATTGGTAAAATTAGGTTATAAGATAGCAATTTGTGAGCAGTTAGAAACGTCAGAAGAAGCTAAGAAAAGAGGATATAAGGCTTTAGTAAAACGTGATGTTGTAAGAATAGTTACTCCAGGGACTATATTAGAGGATTCTTTACTTGAAGCAAAAGAGAATAATTATTTATCTTGTATAGTTAATGTTGACCATAATTATGCTATTGCATGGTTGGAATTGTCTACTGGGTTATTTTATTATCATACAACAGAATTGCATAAGCTTGATAGTGATTTGTTCAGAATTAATCCCAAGGAAGTTTTGATTTCTGATAAGTTAGTGGAATTGGATTCTATATATTCTATTTTAAGGAAATACAAATTTTCGGTGACACAATATTCGGGTAGTTTTTTTGATGTGAGTAGATCCTATAATACTTTGTGTAATGTTTATGGAATATCTACTTTAAAAGGATTAGGTGATTTAAAAAATGAAGAGATAGCAGTATGTGGTTCTTTGTTGGAATATGTTAAAGCTACGCAAAAAGGGAATCTACCTCAGTTGGAATTTCCAAAAGCTTATTCAAAGGGTGATTTTATGTTTATAGATGCAGCAGCATTAAGGAACCTTGAGTTATTTTGTACACAATCTGGAGATTTAGAAGGATCCTTAATTTCTTCTATAGATTATACTATTACAGCATGTGGTGGAAGATTATTAAAACGATGTTTGTCAGCTCCTTTAGCATGTTCTCATGCAATAAATCGTAGGTTAGATATTGTTGAGTTTTTTGTAAATGATAGAACATTGTGTAGGGGTGTTAGGGAAACATTACGTGGTATTGCAGATATAGAGCGTATTTTAACAAGAATTAAAGTTGGTAAATGTTCACCTAAGGATTTATATGCTCTGAAGTTAACTTTGGACAAAATTTTTGTATTATTAGATTTATTGCATAAGTTTGATTCTAGTGTTGTAGGTGATTTTTGTTCAAGGTTGGGTAAATATGATGATTTGTGTAAAACGCTTGATGATGTGTTAATACCGAATAATGTTAATAATGTTAAAGATGGGGGATTTATTAATCCTGACTATGATGCACAATTGTCAGAATATATATATATTCAAAGTTATAGTAATGATTTAATTCAAGAATTACGGGATAAGTACCGTAATATTACTAATATTCAAAGTTTAAAAATATTGTATAACAATATTTTAGGTTATTATGTTGAAGTTTCATCAAGCTATTTGATTAGTGATAAAGACTTTATTCATAGGCAAACTCTAGCAAATAGTATTAGATATACGACAAGTGAATTAAAAGCATTGGAAAGTAAAATAATTTCTGCTAGGGATGCAGCGATTAATTTGGAAGTAAAAATTTTTGGTCAATTATGTACATGTATTATTGAAGTTGCAGATAAAATCACTATGACTGCACATGCTATTGCTGAAATTGATATGCTAACTTCTTTTGCTGAGTTGGCAATACAATATTCTTATACTAAACCTATAGTTGATGATAGTTATGAATTTAACATAAAAAAAGGTAGGCATCCTGTGGTTGAACGTAATGGGAAATTTGTAGCTAATGATATTGACCTTTCATTAATGCAAAGAGTACATTTAATCACTGGACCTAATATGGCTGGTAAAAGTACTTTCTTAAGACAGAATGCATTGATAGGTATTTTAGCGCATATTGGATCATTTGTTCCTGCTCAACATGCTCATATAGGAGTTATTGATAAAGTATTTAGTAGAGTAGGGGCTTCTGATAATATTGCATCTGGGCATTCTACGTTTATGGTAGAAATGACAGAAACTGCTGCAATAATCAATCAAGCCACAGATAAATCTTTTGTAATACTTGATGAAATTGGTAGGGGTACAGGAACATATGATGGATTATCAATAGCATGGTCGGTTATTGAACAAATTCATAATGTTAACAAGAGTAGAGCAATTTTTGCAACCCATTATCATGAATTGTCAAAGTTAGATAGGTATTTAGAAAATATAAAGTGTTTTTGTATGAAAGTAGAAGAATGGAATGGAAAAGTAGTGTTCTTGCATGAAATTATACCTGGATCAACTAATAAATCTTATGGAATACATGTTGCAAAATTAGCAGGATTCCCACAATCAGTCCTAGATAGGGCAGAAGATTTAATGAGTAAATTAAAAGCAAATGAGGATTTATTAACTTAG
- a CDS encoding histidine triad nucleotide-binding protein has product MQDNTSYDNNNVFAKILRKELPCNVVYEDEFVLAFHDIHPQAPIHILVIPKGEYISFDDFSDSSADIRHFFSIVKKITHQFQLEKTGYRIVTNHGKQGGQIVPHFHVHILGGKQLP; this is encoded by the coding sequence ATGCAAGATAATACTTCTTATGACAATAACAACGTTTTTGCAAAGATTTTAAGAAAAGAACTTCCATGTAACGTAGTATATGAAGATGAGTTTGTATTAGCATTTCATGACATACATCCTCAAGCTCCTATACACATTCTAGTTATTCCCAAAGGCGAGTATATATCATTTGATGATTTCAGTGATTCTTCAGCAGACATTAGACATTTTTTTTCTATTGTAAAGAAGATTACCCACCAATTCCAATTAGAAAAAACTGGATATAGAATTGTTACAAATCATGGAAAACAAGGAGGACAAATTGTTCCACATTTCCATGTGCATATTTTAGGCGGAAAACAGCTACCATAA